A DNA window from Nitrospirota bacterium contains the following coding sequences:
- a CDS encoding adenylyl-sulfate kinase: protein MPRKPGFAVWLTGLPASGKSAIAAVLKPKLETLGLRVEVLESDALRQTLTPAPTYSREERDLFYRALAVMGSRLAAQGVAVIFDATANRRAYRDFARTLIPNVIEVSVECPLETCMERDRKGTYRKGRAGESATVPGLQDPYEPPLDPALRIDTTRIAPEAAADLILASLRERQLLTPPGEGGAVSPAR from the coding sequence ATGCCCCGTAAGCCCGGGTTCGCCGTCTGGCTCACCGGCCTTCCCGCTTCCGGAAAGAGCGCCATCGCCGCGGTGCTGAAGCCGAAGCTGGAAACATTGGGGCTTCGTGTGGAGGTGCTGGAGTCGGATGCCTTGCGCCAGACATTAACCCCTGCGCCGACCTACTCGCGCGAGGAACGCGACTTGTTTTACCGGGCCCTGGCCGTCATGGGCAGCCGGCTGGCCGCCCAGGGCGTGGCCGTGATTTTCGACGCCACGGCGAACCGGCGAGCCTACCGGGACTTCGCCCGCACGTTGATTCCCAACGTGATCGAAGTGTCGGTCGAGTGCCCGTTGGAGACGTGCATGGAGCGGGATCGGAAAGGGACCTATCGGAAAGGACGGGCAGGGGAGTCGGCGACGGTGCCGGGATTGCAGGACCCTTACGAACCGCCGCTCGACCCGGCCCTCCGCATCGACACGACACGGATCGCGCCGGAAGCGGCGGCCGATCTGATCCTGGCTTCGTTGCGGGAGCGGCAGCTCCTGACGCCACCCGGAGAGGGCGGGGCCGTCAGTCCGGCGCGTTGA
- a CDS encoding aminoglycoside phosphotransferase family protein — MPILHREKLETYLRRRFGPKARLLAFGPIGKETSGAARKKYGYGAPVGLTVHDGLATRRVVIETMRPGPFGHEHMADRAQALLWDYDSYGRLPRHVPALDVGAFDADGALFSVAPAEEFFVLTAWAEGAGYQKDLERLSRTGRLPKGDRDRAGALARYLAVIHRTKRRDPPLYRRRLRELLGHGECIMGLTDSYPRRFGFITEDLLRSIEEGCNRWRWRLRHKAGRLAQVHGDFHPWNVLFRKGTDFSVLDRSRGEWGEAADDVTAMTINYLFFSLCRWGRLQGPFEVLFRQFWEDYETASGDRAITACAAPFFAFRGLVIASPLWYPKLSLSVRRSIFTFVQNVLSADRFEPADVHRYYTR; from the coding sequence ATGCCGATCTTGCACCGGGAGAAGCTTGAAACGTACCTGCGCCGACGGTTCGGACCGAAGGCGCGGTTGCTGGCGTTCGGGCCCATCGGAAAAGAAACCTCGGGCGCGGCGCGCAAGAAGTACGGCTACGGAGCCCCCGTCGGCCTGACCGTGCACGACGGGCTGGCGACCAGGCGCGTCGTCATCGAGACGATGCGTCCGGGACCCTTCGGCCACGAACACATGGCCGACCGAGCCCAGGCGCTGCTCTGGGATTACGACTCCTACGGCCGACTGCCGCGTCACGTGCCGGCGTTGGACGTCGGCGCCTTCGACGCGGACGGAGCCCTGTTCTCGGTGGCGCCGGCGGAGGAGTTCTTCGTCCTGACGGCATGGGCCGAAGGGGCCGGCTACCAGAAGGACCTGGAACGTTTGAGCCGCACCGGTCGCCTGCCGAAAGGGGATCGGGACCGTGCCGGAGCCCTCGCTCGGTACCTGGCCGTGATTCATCGCACGAAACGTCGGGACCCACCCCTCTACCGGCGGCGGCTCCGGGAACTGCTCGGCCACGGCGAATGCATCATGGGCCTGACCGACAGCTATCCCCGCCGGTTCGGCTTCATCACGGAAGACTTGCTGCGGTCAATCGAAGAGGGCTGCAACCGCTGGCGCTGGCGCTTGCGTCACAAGGCCGGCCGGCTCGCGCAAGTGCATGGAGACTTTCATCCCTGGAACGTGCTCTTCCGCAAAGGGACTGATTTCAGCGTCCTAGACCGCTCGCGGGGGGAGTGGGGCGAGGCCGCCGACGACGTGACCGCGATGACCATCAACTATTTGTTCTTTTCGTTGTGCCGATGGGGCCGGTTGCAGGGGCCGTTCGAGGTCTTGTTCCGTCAGTTCTGGGAGGATTATGAGACGGCCAGCGGGGACCGCGCGATCACGGCATGCGCCGCGCCCTTTTTCGCGTTTCGCGGTCTCGTGATCGCGAGTCCGCTCTGGTATCCGAAACTGTCCCTCTCGGTACGGCGCAGCATCTTCACGTTCGTCCAAAACGTGCTCTCGGCCGACCGGTTCGAGCCGGCTGACGTGCACCGGTATTACACACGCTGA